Below is a window of Drosophila miranda strain MSH22 chromosome 3, D.miranda_PacBio2.1, whole genome shotgun sequence DNA.
gttcaacaacaacaacaacaatcacaGAGAGGAGCATCGCATCGGCAAACGATTTCATTCATCACACGCTCAGCTGAGAGGAAGAAGAGGGAGAGATGTCATCAGTGGAAGAGCAGCAGCCGTCTCTTGCTCTAACAATTGCCCGTACAGTTGCTCAGAAACATCACGCCAcacgccacacacacacacacgaatcCTAGTAAAGAGAAACCCGCTGTACAGTCAAAGAGAGCACTAAAGCACCATAGTCTGAGCGTAACGGCCGCCGCTCTCTTTTGTGGCAAGAGTCAGCTTGTGAATGCTGCAACCCAACAACCCACCACCACCCACTGTCTGCCGTCACTGAATGAAAATAATCGCCTGATTTCGGTGTTGTATGCGGTACATACATAGCATTTCTCTGCCGCTGTCTCTGCTTCTTCTTTTTTGCGCATGTCGCGTGACGCCGCGATTCGTCGCCTCCTCCTCAGCTTAGCCCAATTCTCAGAGTCAGGCGGCCCAGCCAGCCAGGTGTATGGCAGGGGGGGGCGGCAGAGGGGAAGAGAGCTCTTTATTATTATATCAGAGACGGAGATGGAGCCGATGGCTGGTTTGTTCATGCTGCTCTCCAATTGGTTGGCTCAATGTGGCGTGTTCTTCATGCCGGCATTTCTTCTTCTTGCATGGCCAGAAAGAGGGAATATGAAAAGGGAACAATAGGGAAGAGCTGGCCTGCAAGCAATTGTTGTATTTATAACAAAAGGTCAATAGCGCGGACACTCCCGCTGACTGGCGTGCGGCCAACATTCGAGTGTCGTATCGCCTGATTAGAACCATCTAAGTAAATCAACCCACAGGGGTGGTGACGATGCGCTGTCTAACATTCCTCGCAAATAATTGAAACTAAGTTGAGATGATTAAACAACAATCAAACAAATTACAGTGTCGAGCCTTCCCACctctggggctggggctggggctgggcctGGGGCCTTGTCTATTCAAAATTATGTGCCTCACAAGTGTCCGAAGCTGGCAATCGTTGATAAGATGATAATTATTTTTGCATTCCTACGCTCTGTCTGTCCCtccgtgtgtctgtgtgcgaTTGGAATTCAATGCTCAATTACGTTAATTAGTCATTTGTGTGAATGAATACTCGTAGGAAACTCAGCCTCTCCCCGTCCTGCCCCTAGACCAAGTTCCAAGTTCTCTGTCCCTGGAACTGTGCCAGACAAACCTTGACACAAGCGGGTCTGCCACTTgttctgcttctgcctctgctACTGGTACCTACCGATATCTATCCATCTATCAGTCGGTCAGCCGTCAGAGCACGCAGTGGTCGCGTGGCCCGCCCCCATCCCTCACACTCTgttacatgcatacatatgtacatatgtatgtatgtgcttTCCCATACTGGGGAGACTCTGGGGGTAAGAGGTCTTGAATGGCGCAGTCTGAAAACTGAAAACTAAATTTATATCAGTTGCTCGCTCTGTCCCGCCGTCAAATACAATAGTATAGTTGCGATCACGCGGCTACCTACTGGCTGGGCTGTCGCTGTCCCAATCTTAAGCCAAACAAgcagcagatacagatacgcaGCTGGTACTTGCTCCTCCAGCTGATTCGTCGTCTGGGGGCTGTCTGGCGGCGATAAGCCGGGTCGGGTTGGGACTTTGGATCGTACTAGTTTAAGCTCTCGCCCTGGGGGGTTAATGGCTGTCAAGTGCTTGCGAGTTGCGAGTGATTTTTTATGGAGCTTGACGGGGGGAATGACTGTTACGCGATCCCAACGTGAAATTAGCTCTTAATGAAAGACCCCGCTCTGACCGGCGAGAGTTGCATAAGGTGTCCGTTCGTAGCACTCTACTTTGCTCCAAGCTGCGATTCCAGCTCTAGGGAACTAGGGAACTGACTCTCTTCCAGCGCTCGCAGTCCCAGCACGTGGCTGGGTCAAATTGGCTTTTACCTCCAGAAATAGAAATCTTtcggtctgtccgtccgtctggtCTTTGTTTTAGACCCGCACGAGCACTTTCAGGTACAATAGCAGGCACCGCCAGGGCGGCGGACGGCCAACAGGTTTCTCTATTTTATACAAATTCAATTTGCGACAACGATTCACTAATTTGCATAGAAACCAATTCATATCTGTCATACGCCACGTTGTCCAAGCGATTGGGCGGCGCACCCATCCGAAAGAAAGAAGATTTCGGCTTTCGAGTGGCGGAAGTCTAAACGGCGCAGACTTAACGACGCTTGAGAATGGCCAGCGTCTGGTGGGGTCTAGTCTGATGTGGCATGGGTCCCCAATTATGGTATCTATTGTCTCAAACTGGTTTCCCCCCACATTACTGGTTAGCCGACTCAACTCAAGATCATCTTTATCATCGTTCTGCTTCTGTTCTGCTCATTTCAGGAACTGCCTGCGCCGCATCGCCCGTCACGATGAGCAGCAGTTCTCCAAAGACAGCATCGTCAATGTGATGGAGAAGTTTGTGAAGACTGTCAACATTATGGACGACACCATTTTGGTGCCATGCAGGCTCATGGATCGACAGGTACAGCATAGCATCCGACCCTGAAGCTATCTCCCCAAATTCTTGCCTCTCCTCCCACATAATCACAGCCCCAACTGATGTATGCCACCCTCTTTGCTTGCTTGCTCTCCCGCAGATCGGTGACAGCACTGACATTATACCAGCCTCGGGCAAGGACACTACCGCCAACCAGCTGACACAGAGCTCCAGTGCCCAGGGCAAGCGGGGAGCGGCCCACTCGAAGAACGTGCACGAGTTCCTCAGCGCCTCCGAGCTCTTCAATCTCTACAGCATGCTGAACGCTCTGAAAAAGGATCTGCTCTGGACCGCCAATCAGGAGGACGATGAAGCTGTCGAGATGGAGtcccaccagcagcaacagcgcaCCGCCAGTCCCGTTGCTAATTCCAGCGAGAGCAAGACTGAGTCCAACCCCTCGAGTACAACATCTGCATCGAGCAGCATCAAAGGTCATGTGCGACGCACCTCCACCGCCTCAATGATGTCCACCACCTCTGTGAGCAACATGAGCGACTCGGACTCTGACATCTCGCAGGAGAACGACTCGGGCCTGGAGTCGGATGGCAACAAGAGCGACCATGCCCAGAGCAGCGACGGCAGCGACATTGTGGACGACGCCTGCCAAAAATCGAAACAGGCCTCCGGGGACAAGGCCACGGAGCTGGCGAAACGCTGCCGGAGACACCTGAACGGTCTGTACCAGTGCCTGGAACAAATGACAGAGGCGGCAAACTATCTAACCGCCAGATACCAAAGTGATATTGGGCCCGTCTAGGAGTTCCAACTCAACACCCTCTCCTTCTTCTCCTTCTAAATCAAATCCTTCGAACTGGTCGGGGCTAATCTTTACACCATATATATAGTCTGTTTAGTGGGCGGGTCTGTTTACTCTAATTAGTATCGATCGAAGCAAAGGCGAGGTCTTTCTCCAACTGTTCGAGTGTCTCTATCTATAACTATATCTATTTCTATGCCTACACCTAAAACTATATGTAACGCGGGGGGTGCTATGTACGTGTGACCCACGGGGATTGTATATGTGTGCCAGAGGAAGATTGTATAAATGTAAAACAGTTTGTAGTTGTAATATTAGATAGTGCAGCAGCAACTAAAGCAACAACCAATACATTTTATATTGTTAAACTTGCAACCATTTCGGCTATCTATGTTTACCTCTTTCTATCTGTATCGGGGTGTAAGGGGAATCGAAACGAGTCACAGAAAGCAAAGCGCATCAACTCTTAGCATTCCTCCGGTCGCCGCATTACGCTACGGGTTTGGGGCCCAACTGTACTCAAGTCAAATCCTATTTTAGAGTTTGCTCCCCAGGCTCGTTTCCGATAAAGTATAGAGCTATACCAGATACATCTAAAGCTATGGGTactgcaaaaacaaaaaatgttcAACAAGTACAAGAAATTTAATTTCTAATTATattacgaatacgaatacgaatacgagtgAAGTGGGAATGGGGTTAGCGGATCAGAATCACAATCAGAATGGGAGTTAGGGGGTTGGTTACCGACATTGTGGgtgtggggaggggggagggggaggagtTTCACTTCACTCTTAGTCTGTATGCAAGTTTAAATATTCCAGAATTGTTATTGTAATTGTTTAAGCCAACTATTTTTGTGCCGTTATTATGTCTCGTTGGATTCTTCACTTCGCAACAGACCAGCGATTAAGTTCAATGGGGGCTCGGACGATCGATCCCCCTAAAAAGTCATTTTGAAACCAATTTGCATATCGCTGGCCAGGCCATCGAAGCACACACAGAACAAACTGTAAATTACTAACGTTAATAGTCGCTTGTGCGAGAGCTAAATGAGAATTAtttatacaaaataaataaatttactTAGAAAATACATTTATACCACACgtcgttttttttctttatttcttCTTTATTTTGTGTCTTGCCTGTGTTTTATCGTTTTATCGGAGCGGCAAAGAAAGTGCCAACGGAGCTGAAATTGAATGGATTGTGGCCCGTGCGATGGGTACAAAGGCCAATTGGGTCGAAGCGGGCTGTGGACAGGTGGCAATGGTCATCATAAATGCGCCATATAGATTACAGTGGGCATCGGCCAAACGTACTCGGACTTCAAAGGCGAATTTCGATACAAGTCTGTTCCAATTCTTTTTACAGGTTTTTCATTCTTCGGAGTGTATGCTTCTGCTCTTTGATCTAGTCCAAAATACTACCTAATGGattctatatacatatgtatatatcgaTGGCTATTTTATCTTATCTGGGTTTAGGTCAAAGATACATACAAAAGAAAGCTTCAATTTAGATTAATTGTATGGATATCAAAAAACGAAAAGTTTTCCTTGAATCTaatctctttttttttttaagacaAACAAATGATTCATTACTTTCGCTTATGCACTTATATCTATATCGTAAACAAGATAAAATTTTAAGTTGGAAATGATCATTTTATTTTGAACACATTTTTTTACGCATGTCCCAATCGAAGATTCCGAAGCCCTTTCCGTAACCGTAAATTTTCCAGTGCATCCCAATCGGAGATTCGACTATCTAATCTCTGATGCCACTACACTGATTGCGGATGGCGCGTGTCAATGGTGGCAAGTCATTGGGTTTATTCCTCTCTTGACTCTGAATAGGTATATCTTTGATAGACGCCGAAACTTTCCTCCACACATCGATAATCACGGAACGGAACCGATTGATCTAAGCCCCAATTCCTTATCTGTGGAAAAGATCATGTGCTGTGCTCAAGACGGGGAAGAATGCTTTAAATACGAGTGGGTAGTAATTCCCAGTGCAATTCATAGGCCATGCCCATGAAAAACAATCGATCATGGGGCTGTCTCATGTCCAAACCCACAATATAAGCTCCCAGCTCAAGTTCAGGGCAACGGAAGGGTAAGGAAATGAAAAATGAGAAATGAGAGTTCTCGAGTTCTTGGTACTTGCACCGCGAGTGGAGAGCAATACAAACATTTCCAAATGGGTCTCTTCAGGTAGTCAAGTACTTATATGGAAAGCATTTCCTTTGGCGTATGTCCCCAACTTG
It encodes the following:
- the LOC108159895 gene encoding dentin sialophosphoprotein codes for the protein MSGYTDLTKLETSRNCLRRIARHDEQQFSKDSIVNVMEKFVKTVNIMDDTILVPCRLMDRQIGDSTDIIPASGKDTTANQLTQSSSAQGKRGAAHSKNVHEFLSASELFNLYSMLNALKKDLLWTANQEDDEAVEMESHQQQQRTASPVANSSESKTESNPSSTTSASSSIKGHVRRTSTASMMSTTSVSNMSDSDSDISQENDSGLESDGNKSDHAQSSDGSDIVDDACQKSKQASGDKATELAKRCRRHLNGLYQCLEQMTEAANYLTARYQSDIGPV